One Planktothrix tepida PCC 9214 DNA window includes the following coding sequences:
- the bchB gene encoding ferredoxin:protochlorophyllide reductase (ATP-dependent) subunit B, translating to MKLAYWMYAGPAHIGTLRIASSFKNVHAIMHAPLGDDYFNVMRSMLERERDYTPVTASVVDRNVLARGSQEKVVDNIVRKDQEEHPDLIVLTPTCTSSILQEDLQNFVERAQLDAKGDVMLADVNHYRVNELQAADRTLQQIVQFYIEKAKKKGDLPEGKTEKPSVNIIGMSTLGFHNQHDCTELKRLMADLGIEVNEVIPEGASVHNLKNLPRAWFNLVPYRELGLMAAGYLQAEFGTPFVDITPMGVVETARCIRKIQQVINAQGANVDYSEYIDNQTLYVSQAAWFSRSIDCQNLTGKKAVVFGDNTHAAAMTKILAREMGIHVVCAGTYCKYDTDWFKEQVSEYCDEVLISDDNAQIGDMIARIEPSAIFGTQMERHVGKRLDIPCGVIASPIHIQNFPIGYKPFLGYEGTNQITDLIYNSFTLGMEDHLLEIFGGHDTKEVITKGISADSDLNWTKEAQAELNKVPGFVRGKVKRNTEKFARERGLNEISLEVMYAAKEAVGA from the coding sequence ATGAAATTGGCTTATTGGATGTATGCTGGCCCTGCCCATATTGGAACCCTTCGCATCGCCAGTTCTTTCAAAAATGTTCACGCCATCATGCACGCCCCTTTAGGGGATGATTACTTCAACGTGATGCGGTCTATGTTAGAACGGGAACGGGACTATACCCCGGTGACAGCTAGTGTTGTAGATCGTAACGTTTTAGCACGGGGATCTCAAGAAAAAGTTGTTGATAATATTGTTAGAAAAGATCAAGAAGAACATCCCGATTTAATTGTCTTAACTCCCACTTGTACGTCCAGTATTTTACAAGAAGATTTACAAAATTTTGTCGAACGCGCTCAACTGGATGCCAAAGGCGATGTTATGTTAGCGGATGTTAATCATTATCGCGTGAATGAACTGCAAGCCGCTGACCGGACGTTACAACAAATCGTTCAATTTTATATTGAAAAAGCTAAGAAAAAAGGCGATTTACCCGAAGGCAAAACCGAAAAACCTTCTGTTAATATTATTGGAATGTCTACCCTGGGTTTCCATAACCAACATGACTGCACCGAATTAAAACGGTTAATGGCAGATTTAGGCATTGAAGTTAATGAAGTGATTCCCGAAGGAGCATCGGTTCATAACTTAAAAAACCTACCTCGTGCTTGGTTTAATTTAGTTCCTTATCGAGAATTAGGGTTAATGGCAGCCGGATATTTACAAGCGGAATTCGGTACTCCTTTTGTGGATATTACGCCGATGGGTGTGGTAGAAACAGCCCGTTGTATTCGCAAAATTCAACAAGTGATTAATGCTCAAGGGGCTAATGTTGATTATAGCGAATATATTGATAATCAAACCCTGTATGTTTCCCAAGCTGCTTGGTTTTCTCGTTCCATTGACTGTCAGAATTTAACCGGAAAAAAAGCTGTTGTTTTTGGGGATAATACCCACGCTGCGGCGATGACAAAAATTCTCGCGCGGGAGATGGGAATTCATGTTGTTTGTGCGGGAACTTATTGCAAATATGATACAGATTGGTTTAAGGAACAAGTGAGTGAATATTGCGATGAAGTTCTCATCAGTGATGATAACGCTCAAATTGGAGATATGATTGCCCGCATTGAACCTTCTGCTATTTTTGGAACCCAAATGGAACGCCATGTTGGGAAACGTTTAGATATTCCCTGCGGTGTTATTGCCTCCCCCATTCATATTCAAAATTTCCCCATCGGTTATAAACCCTTTTTAGGCTATGAAGGTACGAATCAAATTACCGATTTAATCTATAATTCCTTTACGTTGGGGATGGAAGATCACCTATTAGAAATCTTCGGCGGACACGATACAAAAGAAGTGATTACCAAAGGAATTTCGGCGGATTCTGATTTGAATTGGACGAAAGAAGCTCAAGCCGAACTGAATAAAGTTCCGGGGTTTGTTCGGGGTAAAGTTAAACGCAATACCGAAAAATTTGCCCGTGAACGCGGTTTAAATGAAATTTCTTTAGAAGTGATGTATGCGGCAAAAGAAGCCGTTGGAGCTTAA
- a CDS encoding surface-adhesin E family protein, whose amino-acid sequence MLRKIITCLSVLFSIIFVSPSGLAQQQWVLIERGNQGTELFIDKSSIKRFANGNRRGNAVVYLQYMRNERENTKIYTVLLVDCEASMFAIFSQKIYELNSGRLLESVDYGDNPKIEPLRKNTILESGAIFACTGRQ is encoded by the coding sequence ATGTTGCGTAAAATCATAACCTGTCTATCTGTACTATTTAGTATTATATTTGTCTCTCCTTCTGGATTGGCTCAACAACAGTGGGTGTTAATAGAACGTGGTAATCAGGGTACAGAATTATTTATTGATAAGTCTTCTATAAAACGTTTTGCAAATGGAAATAGAAGGGGAAATGCTGTTGTTTACTTACAATATATGAGGAATGAAAGAGAAAATACAAAAATCTATACTGTATTGTTAGTGGATTGTGAGGCATCAATGTTTGCTATTTTCAGCCAAAAAATTTACGAGCTTAATAGTGGTCGCTTATTAGAAAGCGTAGATTATGGAGACAATCCAAAAATAGAACCCTTACGGAAGAATACTATATTAGAAAGTGGAGCTATTTTTGCTTGTACAGGTCGTCAATAA
- a CDS encoding ubiquinol-cytochrome c reductase iron-sulfur subunit — translation MNRRTFLAWVSVGSLASFFPVALAACSNSKKSSNLVTRPDQFIQVGTLQELDEQGSILNSQIPVLIIRNPNNPQEISAVNPTCPHLDCVVQWEASKKEFGCPCHASQFTPDGAVIKGPADRGLKRYLAKLEGNIVLVKPS, via the coding sequence ATGAACCGTCGTACTTTTTTAGCTTGGGTCAGTGTGGGAAGTTTAGCGAGTTTCTTTCCTGTTGCTTTAGCCGCTTGTTCTAACTCTAAAAAATCGTCAAATCTTGTCACTCGCCCTGATCAGTTTATCCAAGTGGGAACCCTTCAAGAACTCGATGAACAGGGATCTATTTTAAATTCTCAAATTCCTGTTTTAATTATTCGTAATCCCAACAATCCCCAGGAGATTTCTGCTGTTAATCCCACTTGTCCCCATTTAGATTGTGTTGTGCAATGGGAAGCGAGTAAAAAAGAATTTGGATGTCCTTGTCATGCGTCCCAATTTACCCCAGATGGTGCAGTGATTAAAGGGCCGGCTGATCGAGGATTAAAACGTTATCTAGCTAAACTAGAAGGGAATATCGTTTTAGTCAAACCCAGTTAA
- a CDS encoding NAD(P)H-quinone oxidoreductase subunit N has protein sequence MDFSTLAAQLNAGIIWPEGIVIITLLVVLVGDLIVGRVQSSQWTPYAAIAGLLLSVGVLYTQWDTTNTIAFLGSFNGDDLSIVFRGIIALSSAVTILMSIRYVEQTGTALAEFIAILLTATLGAMFLSGANELVTIFVSLETLSISSYLLTGYTKRDPRSNEAALKYLLIGAASSAVFLYGLSLLYGLSGGKTNLTEIANVLATSSGESLGVVIALVFVIAGISFKISAVPFHQWTPDVYEGSPTPVVAFLSVGSKTAGFALAIRLLINAFPSVADEWRFVFTALALLSMILGNVVALAQTSMKRMLAYSSIAQAGFVMIGLIAGTEAGYSSMVFYLLIYLFMNLGGFICVILFSLRTGTDQISEYSGLYQKDPLLTLCLSICLLSLGGIPPLAGFFGKIYLFWAGWQAGLYALVLLGLVTSVVSIYYYIRVVKMMVVKEPQEMSDAVKNYPAMQWNLPGMRPLQVGLVLTLVATSLSGILSNPLFTLSSDAITHTPMFKNALVKTKTVANLTTSPIITKRK, from the coding sequence ATGGATTTTTCGACTCTTGCAGCGCAGTTAAACGCTGGGATTATTTGGCCAGAGGGGATTGTGATCATAACCCTCTTGGTGGTGTTAGTCGGTGATTTGATTGTTGGGCGCGTTCAATCTTCCCAATGGACGCCTTATGCGGCGATCGCAGGTTTACTGCTTTCGGTTGGGGTGTTGTACACTCAATGGGATACAACCAATACCATCGCCTTTTTAGGCAGTTTCAATGGGGATGATCTCAGTATCGTCTTTCGGGGAATTATTGCCCTGTCTTCAGCCGTCACGATTTTAATGTCCATTCGCTACGTTGAACAAACGGGAACCGCCTTAGCAGAATTTATCGCCATTCTATTAACTGCAACTTTAGGGGCGATGTTCCTGTCCGGGGCGAATGAATTAGTCACCATTTTTGTTTCGTTGGAAACCCTGAGTATCTCCTCTTATTTATTAACGGGATATACCAAACGTGACCCCCGTTCTAACGAAGCCGCATTGAAATATCTGTTAATTGGGGCTGCGAGTTCCGCCGTATTTCTCTATGGTTTATCCCTATTATATGGACTGTCGGGAGGCAAAACCAATTTAACTGAAATTGCCAACGTTTTAGCGACTTCTAGCGGTGAATCTCTCGGCGTTGTCATCGCTTTAGTCTTCGTCATTGCTGGAATTTCCTTTAAAATTTCGGCTGTTCCCTTTCACCAATGGACACCGGACGTTTACGAAGGTTCACCCACCCCCGTTGTGGCGTTTTTATCCGTGGGTTCCAAAACCGCCGGGTTTGCCCTGGCCATTCGCTTACTGATTAACGCTTTTCCGTCCGTCGCCGATGAATGGCGCTTTGTATTCACCGCTTTAGCCCTCCTGAGTATGATCTTAGGAAACGTAGTGGCGCTCGCTCAAACCAGCATGAAACGGATGTTAGCTTATTCATCTATTGCCCAAGCTGGGTTTGTGATGATTGGGTTAATTGCTGGAACAGAAGCCGGATATTCCAGCATGGTATTTTACCTGTTGATTTATCTGTTTATGAACTTAGGCGGGTTCATTTGTGTGATTCTCTTCTCCCTGAGAACGGGAACAGATCAAATTAGTGAATATAGTGGGTTATATCAAAAAGATCCCCTATTAACCCTGTGTTTAAGTATTTGTCTATTATCCTTGGGTGGTATTCCTCCCTTAGCTGGATTTTTTGGCAAAATTTATCTGTTTTGGGCAGGTTGGCAAGCGGGTTTATACGCCTTAGTTTTGTTAGGGTTAGTCACCAGTGTCGTCTCGATTTATTATTACATTCGCGTTGTGAAAATGATGGTGGTGAAAGAGCCCCAAGAAATGTCAGATGCGGTGAAAAATTATCCGGCTATGCAATGGAATTTACCCGGAATGCGTCCTCTACAAGTGGGTTTAGTGTTAACTTTGGTCGCGACTTCGTTATCAGGTATTTTATCGAATCCGTTATTTACCTTATCAAGCGATGCGATTACCCATACTCCGATGTTTAAAAACGCATTGGTGAAAACCAAAACCGTTGCTAATCTGACAACATCTCCTATCATTACCAAACGGAAGTAA
- a CDS encoding adenylate/guanylate cyclase domain-containing protein, translated as MYTSSNSLTSLLESRFTGNPQSAFWGELLSNSGYFLILKSLSNIISKSWIEYLTDPTEYLLIVAMLVQAWVLSRPKTHRFWGNLVGVSLYTVLDLPYDGLEFLKEPIHIVFLIFSFLIATLQGLRFHSNLKADWLFFPLESITRTLMIIAFYIVVEISVDSDQLYWQTFLNFLQSKTHLFLTLSMILIGLLLGLQAFQLSQQRYQLQQTARLLGNMAEWGMGSYMVTTALNNPEALAFQQCDRTILFMDIRGFTQWCEEKQPDIAAQVLNHYYQMVEPEVARYHPLKMTLAGDEIMAIYATPQQGIQAAQAMQKAAKNSLNSYGLGAGCSVHCGEVIEGLFGGKEVRTYTVIGDVVNTGKRLEGITPAGEITLSDTLYQALNRKLKVEPCDPIFVKGKVEPLIAWRLSSS; from the coding sequence ATGTATACCTCATCTAATTCCCTAACATCCCTTTTAGAATCTCGATTTACAGGAAATCCTCAAAGTGCTTTCTGGGGTGAGCTTTTGAGTAATAGTGGTTATTTTTTAATTTTAAAAAGTCTCTCTAATATTATTTCTAAAAGTTGGATTGAGTATTTAACTGACCCAACAGAATATTTATTAATTGTAGCCATGTTAGTACAAGCCTGGGTTCTCTCTCGTCCAAAAACCCATCGATTTTGGGGAAATTTAGTCGGGGTTAGTTTGTACACAGTCCTGGATTTACCTTATGATGGATTAGAGTTTTTAAAAGAACCTATTCATATTGTATTCTTAATTTTTTCTTTCCTCATTGCTACGCTTCAAGGATTAAGGTTTCATAGCAATTTAAAAGCAGATTGGTTATTCTTTCCTCTGGAAAGTATTACCCGAACTTTAATGATTATTGCTTTTTATATTGTTGTTGAGATTTCTGTGGATTCTGATCAATTATATTGGCAAACATTTCTGAATTTTCTGCAAAGCAAAACTCATTTATTTTTGACTTTAAGTATGATTTTAATTGGGCTACTTTTAGGGTTACAAGCCTTTCAACTATCCCAACAACGATATCAGCTTCAACAAACAGCTAGATTATTAGGAAATATGGCAGAGTGGGGGATGGGAAGTTATATGGTTACAACAGCGTTAAATAATCCTGAAGCCTTAGCCTTTCAACAATGCGATCGCACAATTTTATTTATGGATATTCGGGGCTTTACTCAATGGTGTGAAGAAAAACAACCGGATATTGCTGCCCAGGTTTTAAACCATTATTATCAAATGGTAGAACCAGAAGTTGCACGATATCATCCCTTAAAAATGACCCTAGCTGGGGATGAAATTATGGCGATTTATGCTACCCCCCAACAAGGCATTCAAGCGGCTCAAGCTATGCAAAAAGCCGCTAAAAATAGCTTGAATTCCTATGGTTTGGGAGCAGGTTGTAGCGTTCATTGTGGGGAAGTGATTGAGGGATTATTTGGCGGAAAGGAAGTCAGAACTTACACCGTTATTGGAGATGTGGTGAATACGGGTAAACGTTTAGAAGGCATTACTCCGGCTGGAGAAATTACTCTTTCGGATACCCTGTATCAAGCTTTAAATCGGAAACTCAAGGTTGAACCTTGTGATCCAATTTTTGTTAAAGGTAAAGTTGAACCTTTAATTGCTTGGCGTTTAAGTTCCTCTTAA
- a CDS encoding Uma2 family endonuclease, whose amino-acid sequence MGLSSSTLPVNIPSTIQLIVTPEQFREIAIANRDLKLERTTTGELIVIPPTGSDTGAKNSDINGQLWLWNHQTKLGKTFDSSTGFHLPNGADRSPDAAWIRQDRCLVRNETLGINTQWEDLPPLFHLWVEPKN is encoded by the coding sequence ATGGGATTATCATCTTCTACATTACCTGTTAATATTCCCTCAACAATTCAATTAATCGTTACTCCTGAACAATTTAGGGAAATTGCGATCGCAAACCGAGATTTAAAATTAGAACGTACTACCACGGGAGAATTAATTGTTATACCTCCCACGGGAAGTGATACCGGAGCTAAAAATTCCGATATTAATGGTCAATTATGGTTATGGAATCATCAAACAAAATTAGGAAAAACCTTTGATTCTTCAACTGGGTTTCACCTTCCTAATGGTGCTGATCGTTCTCCTGATGCAGCTTGGATACGTCAAGATCGATGCCTTGTTCGCAACGAGACGCTGGGAATAAATACACAATGGGAGGATCTGCCTCCTCTATTTCATTTATGGGTAGAACCTAAAAACTAG
- a CDS encoding surface-adhesin E family protein, with protein sequence MFRKIIASLCVLFSFTVVSPPGLTQQQWVLIGYGNNNEELFVDRASIRGYSGRGGSVVVYLQYIKDERENRKYYYSTLVDCQTFMFAIINLTTYEFNSGRLLESVDYGGNAEMKPLIKDSLGQKAAILACKK encoded by the coding sequence ATGTTTCGTAAAATTATAGCATCTCTTTGTGTACTATTTAGTTTTACAGTTGTCTCTCCCCCTGGATTGACTCAACAACAGTGGGTATTAATAGGGTATGGGAACAACAATGAAGAACTTTTTGTTGATAGAGCTTCTATACGGGGTTATTCAGGGAGAGGTGGAAGCGTTGTTGTTTACTTGCAATATATAAAGGATGAAAGAGAAAATAGAAAATACTATTATTCTACGTTAGTAGATTGTCAGACATTTATGTTTGCTATTATTAACCTAACAACCTATGAATTTAATAGTGGTCGTTTATTAGAAAGCGTAGATTATGGAGGCAATGCAGAAATGAAACCTTTAATCAAAGATAGTTTAGGACAAAAAGCTGCTATTTTGGCTTGTAAAAAATAA